A genomic region of Exiguobacterium sp. Helios contains the following coding sequences:
- a CDS encoding FixH family protein — translation MRKSIKGILLSGLIVTSSGLAGCAVTSDAAQQYAVAIPLSVKFEMPKVLKADQEKQYRFGATLWQNQKAVKEAEYVHFEIWKADGTLQYSMEPADETKPGVYSIEKKLPKEGLYYIKVHASSNGAMIMPTQQFIVGQLSANDLKILQGGAKPAGGSSGHHH, via the coding sequence ATGCGTAAGTCAATCAAAGGCATTTTACTAAGTGGACTGATTGTGACAAGTAGCGGTCTTGCAGGGTGTGCGGTCACATCGGACGCGGCTCAGCAATACGCTGTTGCCATCCCTTTATCGGTAAAATTTGAAATGCCGAAAGTACTGAAAGCCGATCAGGAGAAACAGTACCGATTCGGAGCGACACTTTGGCAGAATCAAAAAGCAGTTAAAGAAGCGGAGTATGTCCATTTTGAAATCTGGAAAGCAGATGGAACACTTCAGTACAGTATGGAACCGGCAGATGAAACGAAACCGGGAGTTTATTCGATTGAGAAGAAATTGCCAAAGGAAGGTCTGTATTACATCAAGGTTCATGCCAGCAGTAACGGTGCGATGATTATGCCGACACAACAATTCATTGTCGGTCAACTGTCCGCCAACGATTTAAAAATCTTACAGGGCGGTGCCAAACCTGCCGGTGGAAGCAGTGGGCATCATCATTAA
- a CDS encoding DedA family protein: MVDVMALVRLAGGIMFTPLSDDVLMMGYAALRVREGIHPVLIWLAAWPVFFIAFAWFYLLARFFREIPLVKRLMKSKFLEQAESILERRGLWAIGLSFFLPGVRHPIHYVAGLLGYPLPRYLAMTFFAAGLYTGLWTFLIVRIGEAVTWSELGIWLSEHPGMVLVIMAALLTIIISGVVHAKRRNRLKKEEEFVTE; encoded by the coding sequence ATGGTAGATGTTATGGCATTGGTCCGATTAGCCGGCGGGATTATGTTTACGCCGCTGTCAGATGACGTCCTGATGATGGGATATGCTGCGTTACGAGTCCGGGAAGGAATTCATCCGGTTTTGATTTGGTTAGCCGCATGGCCTGTCTTTTTTATTGCCTTTGCCTGGTTCTATCTGTTGGCACGCTTTTTCCGTGAAATTCCACTCGTCAAACGGTTGATGAAATCAAAATTCCTGGAGCAGGCTGAATCGATTTTAGAACGCCGTGGACTATGGGCAATCGGGTTGTCGTTCTTTTTACCGGGTGTCCGGCACCCGATTCATTACGTAGCCGGGTTACTTGGTTATCCGTTACCGCGGTATTTAGCAATGACATTCTTTGCGGCAGGGCTGTACACCGGATTATGGACGTTCTTGATTGTCCGAATCGGTGAAGCTGTCACATGGTCGGAACTCGGAATATGGTTAAGTGAACATCCAGGTATGGTACTTGTAATTATGGCAGCGTTATTGACAATTATTATTTCAGGTGTCGTGCACGCAAAACGGCGAAATCGTCTAAAAAAAGAAGAAGAATTCGTCACGGAATAA
- a CDS encoding nucleotidyltransferase domain-containing protein encodes MHQLHAIEQLVTRFKQDPAVEAIFLKGSFGRGEEDVYSDIDLYCLVSEERMAKFLTRRLTHLSVYRPIIWKDDLFIVAPQLIVVYDDLLHVDLFTVTRESLNHSDTIRVLYDPKRQLDAYVETSSLALGTQEAADEAIDAVWFLFQYQKAAGRGNALWAVEMLRSALIKFAKVLLHRYVPDRAQLGLKTVADYLPDAPRLRLEAIYDVLVPATHHEAARLYRELLQAELPHLQQMLIDQPDTLQLLDRLLESKQVC; translated from the coding sequence ATGCATCAACTTCATGCGATTGAACAGCTAGTAACACGTTTTAAACAAGATCCTGCTGTCGAAGCCATTTTTTTGAAAGGTTCATTTGGACGTGGTGAAGAAGATGTCTATTCGGATATCGACCTCTATTGTCTTGTGTCCGAAGAACGGATGGCGAAATTTTTAACCCGTCGACTGACCCACCTGTCCGTCTATCGCCCAATCATCTGGAAAGACGACCTCTTTATTGTCGCCCCGCAACTGATTGTCGTATATGACGATCTTTTGCATGTCGATCTGTTTACGGTGACCCGCGAATCGTTAAACCATTCCGATACGATTCGTGTCTTGTATGATCCGAAAAGACAACTCGATGCGTACGTCGAGACCTCCTCTTTGGCACTCGGGACACAGGAAGCTGCGGATGAAGCGATTGATGCCGTCTGGTTCCTGTTCCAGTATCAAAAAGCAGCCGGACGCGGGAATGCCTTATGGGCAGTCGAGATGTTGCGGAGCGCACTGATCAAATTTGCCAAAGTCCTATTACATCGGTATGTTCCCGACCGGGCACAACTCGGTTTAAAAACGGTTGCTGATTATTTACCGGACGCTCCACGCCTGCGCCTTGAAGCGATTTATGATGTCCTCGTTCCGGCCACCCATCACGAAGCCGCTCGTCTTTACCGGGAATTATTACAGGCTGAATTGCCACACTTGCAACAGATGCTGATCGATCAACCGGACACATTACAGTTGCTCGACCGGTTGCTCGAATCAAAACAAGTTTGTTAG
- a CDS encoding copper amine oxidase, with product MKNTKKFAATAMAAALVLPGTAAFASGGGDDMKHEESAKNVTVKTKAADLRATLDQLLSEHFVLAVMDMKKQYDGSKDAKYYEAALKQNALDMTPAIASVYGDEGAKQFEKIFVDHNKYTTDLVKAVKADDQDGINASKAETEEFVQDLSSFLDTATEGKLPKAAAEEVLRAHEADVYKTFQQYAAGDYEGSYNTFREGYSRMYDISKALSVAITTQMPEKFDNTKADTKAADLRSTLNSLAAEHVALANISMTAGVDQAKDYDAANWAEDMHTADFKAAMKSVYGQAGADQFEQVWTKNHIEAQANLVTAAINDDKKLMGDAQDMLKMFSNDFGAFLGAATEENLPTKAAQEAVSGHETYVQDTFMQYVEGDYKGSADTFRESYAYMYGVGENLGEAIVKQSPEKFMDGTPGSMPNTGNGGMSDNNTAGTTGAIALFGLALGAAGIVLARKRQNA from the coding sequence ATGAAAAACACGAAAAAATTCGCAGCAACAGCAATGGCAGCAGCACTCGTATTACCCGGAACGGCAGCATTCGCTTCCGGTGGCGGAGACGACATGAAACATGAGGAGAGCGCGAAGAACGTCACGGTCAAAACAAAAGCCGCTGACCTCCGTGCGACACTCGATCAGTTACTCTCTGAGCACTTCGTGCTTGCCGTCATGGACATGAAAAAACAATATGACGGATCAAAAGATGCGAAGTATTATGAAGCAGCACTTAAACAGAATGCACTCGACATGACACCGGCGATTGCTTCTGTCTACGGCGACGAAGGTGCAAAACAATTCGAAAAAATCTTCGTTGACCACAACAAATACACAACCGATCTCGTCAAAGCCGTGAAAGCGGACGACCAGGACGGCATCAACGCGTCGAAAGCGGAAACAGAAGAGTTCGTCCAGGATCTCTCGAGCTTCCTCGATACAGCAACAGAAGGTAAACTGCCGAAGGCAGCAGCGGAAGAAGTCCTCCGTGCCCATGAAGCCGACGTCTATAAAACATTCCAACAATATGCAGCCGGTGACTACGAAGGATCGTACAACACGTTCCGTGAAGGCTACAGCCGCATGTATGATATCTCAAAAGCACTCTCAGTCGCGATCACAACACAAATGCCTGAGAAGTTCGACAACACGAAAGCCGACACAAAAGCAGCTGACCTCCGGTCAACACTCAATAGCCTTGCAGCGGAGCACGTCGCCCTTGCGAACATCAGCATGACGGCTGGCGTCGATCAAGCGAAAGACTACGATGCAGCGAACTGGGCAGAAGACATGCACACAGCTGACTTCAAAGCGGCAATGAAATCCGTCTACGGTCAAGCGGGTGCGGATCAGTTCGAGCAAGTCTGGACAAAAAACCACATCGAAGCGCAAGCGAACCTTGTCACAGCAGCAATCAACGATGACAAGAAATTGATGGGTGACGCACAAGACATGCTCAAAATGTTCTCAAATGACTTCGGTGCGTTCCTTGGCGCAGCAACGGAAGAAAACCTTCCGACAAAAGCAGCACAGGAAGCGGTCTCTGGTCATGAAACATACGTCCAAGATACGTTCATGCAGTATGTCGAAGGCGACTACAAAGGATCAGCTGACACATTCCGTGAGTCATATGCTTACATGTACGGTGTCGGTGAAAACCTCGGTGAAGCAATCGTCAAACAATCACCTGAGAAATTCATGGATGGTACACCAGGTTCAATGCCGAACACAGGTAACGGCGGCATGAGCGACAATAATACAGCAGGTACAACTGGTGCGATCGCTCTCTTCGGTCTTGCACTCGGTGCAGCCGGAATCGTCCTCGCACGCAAACGTCAAAACGCATAA
- a CDS encoding NADP-dependent oxidoreductase — translation MKAAYIEQYGGSEQFKVGELERPIVGADDVLIAVHAASVNPVDWKLREGYLKEMLSYDMPLIIGWDVSGVIEEVGANVTDLKVGDEVFSRPDIARQGTYAEYVAVDAHLVVKKPEALTFEEAASLPLVAHTAWQVMFEVMDAKAGNKIFIGAGSGGVGTVAIQLAKAHGLHVITSTSTKNVDWVKALGADEVIDYKQQDPAETVRDLDFVFDTMGGDDQAKLYQMLKPNGMLVSISTPPDEEQAKQADARVAYVFMQPTGERLQHIAQAVEWGELKPVVDRIFDLDQIKEAHDYGEEGHAKGKIVIKVK, via the coding sequence ATGAAAGCAGCTTACATTGAACAGTATGGTGGATCGGAACAATTTAAAGTAGGGGAACTCGAACGTCCGATCGTCGGAGCAGACGATGTCTTGATTGCGGTTCATGCGGCGAGTGTTAATCCCGTTGATTGGAAACTGCGTGAAGGATACTTAAAGGAAATGCTCAGCTATGATATGCCGCTGATTATCGGTTGGGATGTCTCCGGTGTGATCGAAGAAGTGGGGGCGAACGTGACGGATTTAAAAGTCGGCGATGAAGTGTTCAGTCGTCCGGATATTGCCCGTCAAGGGACGTATGCGGAGTATGTCGCGGTGGATGCCCATCTTGTCGTCAAGAAACCGGAGGCCCTGACGTTCGAAGAGGCAGCATCATTGCCGCTCGTCGCCCACACGGCCTGGCAGGTCATGTTTGAAGTGATGGATGCGAAAGCGGGAAATAAAATCTTTATCGGTGCCGGTTCAGGCGGTGTCGGAACGGTTGCGATCCAGCTTGCGAAAGCACATGGTCTTCACGTCATCACATCGACGAGCACGAAAAACGTCGACTGGGTCAAAGCGCTTGGAGCAGACGAAGTCATCGATTACAAACAGCAGGATCCGGCAGAAACTGTCCGCGATTTGGACTTTGTGTTTGATACAATGGGCGGCGACGACCAGGCGAAGCTGTACCAGATGCTCAAACCGAACGGAATGCTCGTTTCCATTTCGACACCACCGGATGAAGAACAGGCAAAACAGGCGGATGCCCGTGTTGCTTACGTCTTCATGCAACCGACAGGCGAGCGGCTTCAACATATCGCGCAAGCCGTAGAATGGGGAGAATTAAAACCGGTCGTCGATCGGATTTTCGATTTGGATCAAATCAAAGAAGCGCATGATTATGGAGAAGAAGGTCATGCGAAAGGGAAAATTGTCATTAAAGTGAAGTAA
- a CDS encoding copper resistance D family protein, which produces MSGIISELLIYIGGALWAGRLLLLFVAEDKKPTIGQLDGLACAALVSIVVGSVLPLWRVVSYFQQEMDLSFREALRASLFDVRIGTYFLLVYFTALCAAILILTARIRPAIRWFLLLLTIPLFLGIAGTSHAAAKQGLYGLLLQGGHFSLMAFWTGIVVVIGWCARDSKHWLSFLRWFSPFAQLTFFGVIVTGFFLMRQSVPLSEYRNAWNVPYGQALLWKHLLLIPLLGYAFINGTLVKRWLQKEPAFDPRRGLRFESLILGCIFFATATLSNLEPPDLNTLGAVKPILWSNIVLLLTGGGSIGLLLLAYQKRLPFLLGSLFSLLGVSLIYIGLLYTP; this is translated from the coding sequence ATGAGTGGCATCATCAGTGAACTGCTCATTTATATCGGCGGGGCACTTTGGGCAGGGCGGCTGCTGCTTCTGTTTGTGGCGGAAGATAAGAAACCGACAATCGGTCAATTAGACGGTCTTGCGTGTGCCGCTCTCGTCAGCATCGTAGTCGGTTCGGTCCTTCCGTTGTGGCGTGTAGTTTCTTATTTTCAGCAGGAAATGGACTTATCATTCCGTGAAGCATTACGGGCGAGTCTGTTTGATGTCCGGATCGGTACGTATTTTTTACTCGTCTACTTTACGGCATTGTGTGCCGCAATTCTGATTCTGACGGCACGGATTCGTCCGGCGATCCGCTGGTTCCTGCTTCTGCTGACGATTCCGCTATTCCTCGGAATCGCAGGGACGAGTCATGCAGCTGCCAAACAGGGTCTATACGGATTGTTGCTACAGGGCGGTCATTTTAGTTTAATGGCATTTTGGACGGGCATCGTGGTCGTCATCGGTTGGTGTGCCCGGGATTCCAAACACTGGTTATCGTTTTTGCGCTGGTTCAGTCCGTTCGCCCAACTGACATTTTTTGGTGTCATCGTGACCGGATTTTTCCTGATGCGTCAAAGCGTTCCGTTAAGCGAGTACCGCAATGCCTGGAACGTCCCGTATGGCCAGGCCTTGCTGTGGAAACACCTGTTGTTAATTCCTTTGCTTGGTTATGCATTCATTAACGGGACACTCGTCAAACGGTGGTTACAGAAGGAACCGGCCTTTGATCCGCGGCGTGGTCTGCGTTTTGAGAGTTTGATTCTCGGTTGTATCTTTTTTGCGACAGCGACCCTGAGTAATCTGGAACCGCCAGATCTGAACACTCTTGGAGCAGTCAAGCCGATTCTTTGGTCAAACATCGTTCTTCTCTTAACAGGCGGTGGAAGTATCGGGCTGTTGCTGTTGGCCTATCAGAAACGCCTGCCGTTCCTGCTCGGCAGTCTGTTCAGTCTGCTTGGTGTCAGCCTCATCTATATCGGATTGTTATATACGCCTTAG
- a CDS encoding copper resistance CopC family protein, translated as MKVKWLVLFILVLSVVQPFSVSAHTSLKNSNPAEGEVIKGDLTKIRLNFDTAIEKTSTVELKTVQGDVVLLEKPLIIGNEWSAAVQQKLENGTYLIRWKLISEDGHPVEGTIRFNVKAAVASSDATEDQDAEAAKVEPQQASIVPTESAETVEPGLFPTFLPWIVAVLVLAIVITFFLLRRQKRS; from the coding sequence ATGAAGGTCAAATGGCTTGTACTGTTTATTCTGGTCTTATCCGTCGTTCAGCCGTTTTCGGTCTCGGCTCACACGAGTCTAAAGAATTCAAATCCTGCAGAAGGCGAAGTCATCAAAGGGGACTTAACGAAAATTCGTTTGAATTTCGATACGGCGATCGAGAAAACCAGTACGGTCGAACTGAAAACAGTTCAAGGTGACGTAGTTTTACTTGAGAAGCCCCTGATCATCGGCAATGAATGGAGTGCAGCCGTTCAACAAAAACTTGAGAACGGAACATATCTCATCCGCTGGAAATTGATTTCGGAAGACGGACATCCGGTCGAAGGCACGATTCGTTTCAACGTAAAAGCAGCCGTTGCGTCAAGCGATGCTACTGAAGATCAAGATGCGGAAGCGGCAAAAGTGGAACCGCAACAAGCAAGCATCGTTCCGACCGAATCGGCCGAAACCGTCGAACCGGGATTGTTCCCGACCTTCTTACCCTGGATTGTGGCAGTCCTTGTACTCGCAATCGTCATCACGTTCTTCCTGCTCCGTCGTCAAAAACGATCATGA
- a CDS encoding VOC family protein codes for MNINPNITLGPVSLRITNLEQSIAFYRDALGLTVLTQDEKTATLGAKTTPLVILEQHSTAKQLPKNSVAGLYHFAILLPNRKELGFVIRNLIAQGIELGQGDHLVSEAFYLSDPDGNGIEIYADRPRDTWTYEANGDVKMTTDPVDWQSMLVEAGEEDWYGMPEDTIMGHVHFHVKSLEAARKFYVETLGFDVAADASRMRALFLAAGGYHHHIGTNVWSGVDAPKTPEDAVGLTYWTLIYPDAASRETAVVALNQSPYEVKRQADAIYVTDDAGITARLMAQA; via the coding sequence ATGAACATCAATCCAAATATTACACTGGGACCGGTCAGCTTACGGATTACCAATCTGGAACAATCGATTGCGTTTTACCGGGATGCACTGGGGCTAACCGTTTTAACACAAGACGAGAAAACGGCAACACTCGGTGCAAAGACAACACCACTCGTCATTTTGGAGCAACACAGTACGGCAAAACAACTTCCGAAAAATTCGGTGGCGGGGTTGTATCATTTCGCGATTTTATTACCGAATCGGAAAGAACTAGGTTTTGTCATCCGGAATCTGATTGCCCAAGGAATTGAACTCGGGCAAGGGGATCATCTCGTCAGCGAAGCTTTTTATTTATCGGATCCGGACGGAAACGGCATTGAGATTTATGCCGACCGTCCGCGTGATACCTGGACGTATGAAGCAAATGGAGACGTCAAAATGACGACAGATCCGGTCGACTGGCAAAGTATGCTCGTCGAGGCGGGAGAGGAAGACTGGTACGGCATGCCTGAAGATACCATCATGGGACATGTCCATTTCCATGTGAAGTCACTTGAAGCGGCCCGGAAGTTTTATGTCGAGACACTTGGGTTTGATGTCGCAGCGGACGCGTCCCGGATGCGGGCGTTGTTCCTGGCTGCCGGCGGCTATCATCACCATATCGGAACAAACGTCTGGTCAGGCGTTGATGCGCCGAAAACACCGGAGGATGCCGTTGGACTGACTTACTGGACACTGATTTATCCGGACGCGGCTTCGCGCGAAACGGCAGTCGTAGCACTTAATCAATCACCGTATGAAGTGAAGCGACAAGCAGACGCGATTTACGTGACAGATGATGCCGGAATCACTGCCCGATTAATGGCTCAAGCCTGA
- a CDS encoding copper amine oxidase: MKMKKSYLAVPLSAALLIPAAGVSAHGHEDHSKMSHSSGKVSLDVSSPASDLRATLDQLLSEHAYLAVVAMQKGIDGKKDFDQAAAALNQNTDDLSAAVGSVYGDEAGEAFKKIWSSHIGYFVDYVKATGAKDEDAKQKALKELDEYRVEQAAFLDKATEGRLKAADLEAGLKVHITQLLTSFDSYVAGDYDAAYSNMRKAIEHMYMVGEGLSGAIVTQYPDKFKNTKVDTPAADLRAGLNRNFSEHAALAVLAMQKGIDGAKDFDAAAGALNANTEDLSASIGSVYGSEAAQQFKKIWSSHIGYFVDYVKATGAKDDQARDMAVKELDEYRVEQAAFLDAATEGRLKSKDLEEGLKVHIDQLLLAFNSYNEKDYDKTYPAIREAYGHMYGVGEGTATAIVDQFPDKFKGAPAGMPNTGLGGTAESQSSTSNGILWSLLGIAAASILGFFGLRGRRSQQ; this comes from the coding sequence ATGAAGATGAAAAAGTCGTATCTCGCCGTCCCACTCAGTGCCGCATTATTGATTCCAGCAGCAGGCGTCAGTGCCCATGGTCATGAAGATCATAGCAAGATGTCCCACAGCTCGGGCAAAGTATCGCTAGATGTCTCGTCTCCCGCATCGGATTTGCGAGCGACGCTCGATCAACTTTTATCTGAACATGCGTATTTAGCAGTCGTCGCCATGCAAAAAGGCATTGACGGCAAAAAAGATTTTGATCAAGCAGCCGCTGCGTTAAATCAAAATACAGATGATTTATCGGCAGCAGTCGGATCCGTCTACGGAGATGAAGCCGGCGAAGCGTTCAAAAAGATTTGGTCAAGTCATATCGGCTATTTCGTGGATTACGTGAAAGCAACAGGCGCCAAAGATGAGGATGCTAAACAAAAAGCATTAAAAGAACTGGATGAGTACCGCGTTGAACAGGCCGCTTTCCTTGATAAAGCAACAGAAGGACGCTTAAAAGCAGCAGATTTGGAAGCCGGATTAAAAGTCCACATTACGCAATTGTTGACCTCATTCGACAGTTACGTCGCCGGTGATTATGACGCCGCCTACAGCAACATGCGAAAAGCGATCGAGCATATGTACATGGTCGGAGAAGGATTATCGGGTGCCATCGTTACGCAGTATCCGGATAAATTCAAAAATACAAAAGTCGATACACCGGCTGCTGACCTCCGTGCCGGATTGAACCGGAACTTCTCGGAACATGCGGCACTCGCTGTCCTCGCGATGCAAAAAGGAATCGACGGAGCGAAAGACTTTGATGCGGCAGCAGGTGCCTTGAATGCCAATACAGAAGATTTATCAGCTTCAATCGGCTCGGTCTACGGCAGTGAAGCCGCGCAACAATTCAAGAAAATCTGGTCGAGTCACATCGGCTACTTTGTAGATTACGTGAAAGCGACAGGTGCGAAAGATGATCAGGCACGTGACATGGCCGTGAAAGAACTGGATGAATACCGTGTCGAACAAGCTGCTTTCCTTGATGCCGCTACAGAAGGGCGTTTGAAATCAAAAGACTTGGAAGAAGGACTGAAGGTCCACATCGATCAATTGTTACTGGCCTTTAACAGCTACAATGAAAAAGACTACGACAAAACGTACCCGGCGATCCGTGAAGCCTACGGTCACATGTACGGTGTCGGTGAAGGAACAGCGACGGCAATCGTCGATCAGTTCCCGGATAAATTTAAAGGCGCACCGGCCGGTATGCCGAACACCGGTCTTGGTGGAACGGCTGAATCACAATCATCCACATCAAACGGCATCCTTTGGTCATTACTTGGAATCGCAGCCGCTTCGATCCTCGGATTCTTCGGACTTCGTGGACGTCGCTCACAACAATAA
- a CDS encoding NUDIX domain-containing protein: MLHRRKTYTIRPERLQEFTEFFHTYLYPLQISHGARLVGRWVNEAEDEVIAIWEYRDREHYEQVDRDVRGSTLRREAMKKRARLGKNLYIKSTEDFLTATGVYAPPRAIVSVTAYITNEDGEVLLVRNLHRGDTYEMPGGQVENHESILDAVKREVKEETGADVTIEGITGIYQNISSHVLCVAFRGTYTGGELRPQEGETAEVGFFDLNRENIDTYIKREHFQLRTLDAMDPHYFPHALYKVRPYELISRYDGNAPSALSGQN, encoded by the coding sequence ATGTTACATCGCCGGAAGACCTATACGATCCGCCCGGAACGACTGCAGGAATTTACCGAGTTCTTTCACACGTATCTCTACCCTTTACAAATCAGCCACGGCGCCCGTCTTGTTGGTCGCTGGGTGAATGAAGCAGAAGATGAAGTCATTGCGATTTGGGAATACCGTGATCGCGAACATTACGAACAAGTCGACCGGGACGTCCGTGGCAGTACGTTACGCCGCGAAGCGATGAAAAAACGCGCCCGTCTCGGAAAAAACCTTTATATTAAATCAACGGAAGACTTTTTGACGGCAACCGGCGTCTATGCTCCGCCACGCGCCATCGTCAGTGTCACCGCTTATATTACAAATGAAGACGGCGAAGTCCTGCTCGTCCGAAATCTCCATCGTGGTGACACGTATGAAATGCCGGGTGGACAAGTCGAGAACCACGAATCGATTCTCGATGCTGTTAAACGGGAAGTCAAAGAAGAAACCGGAGCGGACGTCACGATTGAAGGCATTACCGGTATCTATCAAAATATCTCAAGTCACGTCCTTTGTGTCGCTTTCCGTGGTACCTATACCGGCGGCGAGCTCCGTCCGCAAGAAGGCGAGACGGCGGAAGTCGGCTTCTTCGACTTGAACCGGGAGAACATCGACACCTATATCAAACGGGAACACTTCCAGTTGCGGACGCTCGATGCGATGGATCCACATTACTTCCCGCATGCCTTATATAAAGTCCGGCCCTATGAACTGATCAGCCGTTATGACGGCAATGCCCCGTCGGCTTTATCCGGTCAAAATTAA
- a CDS encoding PepSY domain-containing protein, whose translation MNQLETRGTEQKTENRSASSFYRTVWRWHFYAGLIFAPFLVMLAVTGSIYLFKPQIENVLYQKYYEVTPQENRISATAQINAVKANYPDASITKYRPGETDARSSEVKIATAEASSTVFINPYTGKIIGELVDDDRIMNKIEEIHGELMAGRIGDRIVELVACWAIVLIVTGLFLWFPRKKSTGWSGVLIPRLRQGKKIFRRDLHAVPAFWITAGMLFLILTGLPWSGFWGTSFQSVATNQGLGYPPSIWGGEAPVSAVQTKDVAEVPWAAETLDVPKSNVEGLVPASIDDIVSIAKQQGMDPSYAISIPSDPTGVYTLSAYPSKAEKEATIHLDQYSGAVLADYRFDNYGLVGKAVALGITLHKGTEFGLINQLISLAICLGIILVAVSGFYLWLKRKPGKGMGAPKGPPAKSIKWFILVLIVLGILFPLVGLSLIVVWLADFFIIRRIPAVRRFLNA comes from the coding sequence ATGAATCAACTCGAGACGAGGGGAACAGAACAAAAAACGGAAAACCGTTCCGCGTCATCATTTTACCGGACGGTTTGGCGCTGGCATTTTTATGCCGGACTGATTTTTGCACCATTTCTCGTCATGCTTGCCGTGACGGGATCGATTTACTTATTCAAACCACAAATCGAGAATGTTTTATATCAGAAGTATTATGAAGTGACACCGCAAGAAAACCGAATTTCAGCGACGGCACAAATCAATGCTGTCAAAGCAAACTATCCGGACGCAAGTATTACGAAGTACCGTCCCGGAGAAACCGATGCGCGGTCGAGTGAAGTGAAGATTGCGACGGCAGAGGCCTCGTCGACGGTCTTCATCAATCCGTATACAGGGAAAATCATCGGTGAACTGGTGGATGATGACCGGATCATGAATAAAATCGAAGAAATCCACGGCGAACTGATGGCCGGGAGGATTGGGGACCGGATTGTCGAACTTGTTGCCTGTTGGGCGATTGTCTTAATCGTAACGGGGCTATTTTTGTGGTTCCCGCGTAAAAAATCAACAGGGTGGTCCGGTGTCTTGATTCCACGACTGCGCCAAGGGAAAAAAATCTTTCGACGTGATTTGCATGCTGTACCGGCATTTTGGATTACAGCCGGGATGTTATTCCTGATTTTGACGGGACTGCCGTGGTCCGGTTTTTGGGGGACGAGTTTTCAATCTGTCGCTACAAACCAAGGGCTTGGTTATCCGCCATCCATTTGGGGAGGCGAGGCACCGGTGTCAGCTGTTCAAACAAAAGATGTCGCAGAAGTCCCATGGGCAGCCGAAACACTCGACGTGCCGAAATCAAACGTCGAAGGGCTTGTACCGGCGTCGATTGACGATATCGTGTCGATTGCGAAACAACAGGGTATGGATCCAAGTTATGCCATCAGTATTCCAAGTGATCCGACAGGCGTCTATACGCTGTCGGCGTATCCTTCAAAAGCAGAAAAGGAAGCCACAATCCATCTTGATCAATATTCCGGAGCCGTCTTGGCAGATTATCGTTTTGATAACTATGGTCTTGTCGGTAAAGCGGTCGCGCTCGGGATTACTTTGCACAAAGGAACGGAATTTGGTCTGATCAATCAATTGATCAGTTTAGCGATTTGTCTCGGAATCATTTTAGTCGCGGTCAGCGGATTCTATTTATGGTTGAAACGGAAACCGGGCAAAGGGATGGGCGCACCAAAAGGACCGCCGGCGAAATCAATCAAGTGGTTTATTCTCGTTTTGATTGTGCTTGGCATACTGTTCCCGCTGGTTGGTCTGTCGTTAATCGTTGTCTGGCTGGCCGATTTCTTCATCATCCGACGGATTCCGGCTGTAAGGAGGTTTTTGAATGCGTAA
- a CDS encoding helix-turn-helix domain-containing protein, producing the protein MEETPSCRVETALEILTGKWKPSILLELITHDTLRFSELKRNLTNITQKMLTAQLRELELNDIVHREIYQVVPPRVEYSLTDYGKTLIPVLNAINAWGEKHVEHLAQKDMLQDVTISSTSDSF; encoded by the coding sequence ATGGAAGAGACACCAAGCTGCCGCGTCGAGACGGCACTCGAAATCCTGACCGGGAAATGGAAGCCGTCGATTTTGCTCGAACTGATCACCCACGACACGCTCCGGTTCAGTGAATTGAAACGAAATCTCACGAATATCACGCAAAAAATGTTAACCGCTCAGCTCCGGGAACTGGAGTTGAACGATATCGTCCACCGGGAAATCTATCAGGTCGTCCCGCCCCGCGTCGAATATTCACTGACGGATTACGGAAAAACACTGATTCCTGTTTTAAATGCCATCAATGCCTGGGGCGAAAAACATGTCGAGCATTTGGCTCAGAAAGACATGCTTCAAGATGTCACTATTTCTAGTACCAGCGATTCATTTTAA